The following proteins are encoded in a genomic region of Glycine max cultivar Williams 82 chromosome 18, Glycine_max_v4.0, whole genome shotgun sequence:
- the LOC100804848 gene encoding TATA-box-binding protein — protein sequence MAEQALEGSQPVDLTKHPSGIVPTLQNIVSTVSLDCKLELKSIALQARNAEYNPKRFAAVIMRIREPKTTALIFASGKMVCTGAKSEQQSKLAARKYARIIQKLGFPAKFKDFKIQNIVGSCDVKFPIRLEGLAYSHGAFSSYEPELFPGLIYRMKQPKIVLLIFVSGKIVLTGAKVRDETYTAFENIYPVLTEFRKNQQ from the exons ATGGCTGAACAAGCATTGGAAGGTAGCCAACCTGTGGATTTAACAAAGCACCCTTCTGGAATTGTGCCTACCCTTCA AAATATTGTGTCAACGGTCAGTTTGGACTGTAAGTTGGAGCTTAAATCAATTGCACTTCAAGCTCGTAATGCAGAATACAATCCCAAG CGTTTTGCTGCTGTTATTATGAGGATCAGGGAACCAAAAACTACTGCACTCATTTTTGCATCTGGCAAGATG GTCTGTACTGGAGCTAAGAGCGAGCAACAGTCTAAATTGGCGGCAAGGAAG tATGCTAGAATTATCCAAAAGCTTGGTTTCCCAGCTAAATTTAAG GATTTTAAGATTCAGAATATTGTTGGCTCTTGTGATGTAAAGTTCCCCATTCGACTGGAGGGTCTTGCCTATTCCCATGGTGCTTTCTCAAGT TATGAACCAGAGTTGTTTCCTGGACTAATCTATCGCATGAAGCAACCCAAGATAGTCTTGCTTATATTTGTCTCTGGAAAAATTGTTCTGACGGGAGCCAAG GTTAGAGATGAGACTTACACAGCCTTTGAGAACATATATCCAGTGCTTACTGAGTTCAGGAAAAACCAACAATG